The genomic interval CGTGCATGGGTGCACTCCGAAAAGCAGCGGTTTCAGGCTGTCGCGTTCGGTCGGAGTCGGTTCGAGTCGGAGTCCCGAGGTCGGTGACGGAGCGGACTCAGACCGTGGGCCGACCCGTGTCGTCGTCGACGACCGGCGGTTCGCTGGCGCGTTCGTCCGAGCGACCGCGGTACGCGCGGTAGACCACGAGCGCGAGTGCGCCGAGGCCGAGCAACAGGACGAGGAAGTCCACGACGCCACCGAGGACGGGGACGTACCCCACCGCGAAGACGACGAGGAACCCGACGAGGAGGCCCGCCCAGCGGTTGCGCACGTCGGCGAAGCCGAGCAGCCAGTTGCCGAGTGCGAGGCGGCCGTAGACGGTCGCCACCCACGCCACGACGGCGAACAGGAGTGCGCCGACGATGGTGATGGGGATGCCGATGATGGTGACCGCGAACAGCACCAGTACGAGGGGGATGCCGACGAGCGTCAGCAGGCCGGTCCCACCGGAGCGGAACGGTTCGGCGAGCGCCGTCGCCGAGACGCGGTCGGCCGTGCGCGGGAACACCAGCAGCAGCACCGCACCGAGCAGCAGCGAGGCGAGCAGCCCGTAGAACGCGAAGACGGGCGCGAGCGGCCCGAAGTCGACGGGGCCGACGCCGCCGTCGGTGGCGGTGACGGTGCCCGCGACGACGGCCCCGTCCGCGCGGACGAGTTCGCCGTCGTAGCTCAGGTCGCCGCCGACGACCGCCGTATCGAGCAACCGGACGGTGTCGCCGCCGACGTTCGCGTCGCCGCGCACCGTCCCGGCGATGACGACGTCTCCCGCGCCGGCGTTCAGGGAGCCGTCGACGACGGCACCCTCGGCGAGTTCGACGGTTCCGGCCCCCACGTTGACGTCACCGTTGACCGTCCCCTCGATGCGGACCGTGCCTGCAGCACCTTCGACGTCACCGTTGATTGTCCCACGGATGACCACGGACCCGGCGAACACCTGCAGGTCGTCGTTCACGACCTCGTTCTCACCGACGACGACGCTACCGCCGCTCCGGGTCTCCGCCGCCGCGAGGCCGGGCATCCCGCCGAGGACGACCACGGCCACGAGCAGTACGACCAGGACGCTCCTGATGGCTCTCCGTCCAATCATAATCGGTTTGACAGATGTTGTGCGGGCAGATAACGGTTGCTGGCCTCGTGCGGGCACGGAGCACGCGAGTACTCACGCAGCGACACTCCGGAACTACCGAGGGGCGGGTCGGGCGGGGACCCGACCTCCCGCTGACAACCGGCGGCCTGGCTGGTGGAGACACAGGGAGCCGTGTGTAGGAGAGACCGTCCCGAAGGCGCTCTCGCGGTAGTTAAGTGACGCCCGGAACTGGGTTCCGGTATGAGCGAGAGCGACGCGGGCGAGGGCGAGGCGCGACCTCGCGGGCGGGAGGTCTGGATCGAGAAGTATCGCCCGCAGACCCTCGACGAGGTGTTCGGTCAGGAGCACATCGTCGAGCGACTGGAGAGCTACATCGCGAAGGACGACCTGCCCCACCTCCTGTTCGCCGGACCGGCCGGCGTCGGGAAGACCACCTGCGCGACGGCCATCGCCAAGGAGGTGTACGGCGACGACTGGCGCGAGAACTTCCTCGAACTGAACGCCTCCGACGAGCGCGGTATCGACGTGGTCCGTGACCGCATCAAGAACTTCGCCCGCGTCTCCTTCGGCGGCTACGACTACCGCATCATCTTCCTCGACGAGGCGGACGCGCTGACGAGCGACGCCCAGTCCGCGCTGCGCCGCACGATGGAGCAGTTCTCGAACAACACGCGGTTCATCCTCTCGTGTAACTACTCCAGCCAGATCATCGACCCCATCCAGTCCCGGTGTGCCGTCTTCCGGTTCGCGCCGCTGTCGGACGACGCCGTCGAGGACCAGACGCGAGCCATCGCGTCGAACGAGGGCATCGAGGTCACCGACGACGGCATCGACGCACTCGTCTACGCCGCCGCGGGCGACATGCGCAAGGCCATCAACGGCCTGCAGGCCGCCAGCACGACGGGCGACACCGTCGACGAGGAGGCGGTGTACGCCATCACCTCCACCGCGCGCCCCGAGGCCGTCCAGGAGATGGTCCGGAAGGCGCTCGACGGCGACTTCACCGTCGCCCGCTCCCAGCTCGACACGCTCGTCACCGAGGAGGGTATCGCGGGCGGCGACATCATCGACCAGTTGCACCGCTCGGTGTGGGAGTTCGGTCTGGACGACCAGGAGGCGGTCCGCGTGATGGACCGCATCGGCGAGGCGGACTACCGCATCACGGTCGGCGCGAACGAGCAGGTGCAGCTGGAGGCGCTGCTCGCGTCGCTCGCACTCGGGAACGAGGAGTAGTCGCCGTCCTGCGCTCCTGCGGTCCGTTATCGTGTGGCCAGCGTCTCGACGGACGAGTACGGGTTCGACTGTCGGAACGAGTACAGTTGAGTGGCTGCCGTCCGAGAGTCTCTCTCGATGAACAGATTCGACGGGAAGACGGCAGTCGTGACCGGCGCGGGGTCGGGGATCGGGCGGGCGTCCGCGCTCCGTTTCGCCGAGGAGGGTGCGAACGTCGTCGTCGCC from Halomarina salina carries:
- a CDS encoding replication factor C small subunit yields the protein MSESDAGEGEARPRGREVWIEKYRPQTLDEVFGQEHIVERLESYIAKDDLPHLLFAGPAGVGKTTCATAIAKEVYGDDWRENFLELNASDERGIDVVRDRIKNFARVSFGGYDYRIIFLDEADALTSDAQSALRRTMEQFSNNTRFILSCNYSSQIIDPIQSRCAVFRFAPLSDDAVEDQTRAIASNEGIEVTDDGIDALVYAAAGDMRKAINGLQAASTTGDTVDEEAVYAITSTARPEAVQEMVRKALDGDFTVARSQLDTLVTEEGIAGGDIIDQLHRSVWEFGLDDQEAVRVMDRIGEADYRITVGANEQVQLEALLASLALGNEE
- a CDS encoding bactofilin family protein, yielding MIGRRAIRSVLVVLLVAVVVLGGMPGLAAAETRSGGSVVVGENEVVNDDLQVFAGSVVIRGTINGDVEGAAGTVRIEGTVNGDVNVGAGTVELAEGAVVDGSLNAGAGDVVIAGTVRGDANVGGDTVRLLDTAVVGGDLSYDGELVRADGAVVAGTVTATDGGVGPVDFGPLAPVFAFYGLLASLLLGAVLLLVFPRTADRVSATALAEPFRSGGTGLLTLVGIPLVLVLFAVTIIGIPITIVGALLFAVVAWVATVYGRLALGNWLLGFADVRNRWAGLLVGFLVVFAVGYVPVLGGVVDFLVLLLGLGALALVVYRAYRGRSDERASEPPVVDDDTGRPTV